One Desulfocurvibacter africanus subsp. africanus DSM 2603 genomic region harbors:
- a CDS encoding universal stress protein yields the protein MIKRILIAVDGSETAYHALEQALALAKAEQAEVLVVSVVPAYQGDLRLMGSTEALKGMREPFAKAFDKAMRAAKAAGVPCTGKLLEGEPYEAILSLAEAEQVDLVAIGKCGTGFHHLLPMGTVASRIIGLSTCDVLIVPDSVQLDTKRILLPFDGSAHARKASDKAMEIAARYGSELAVLTAVDLPLEGFALDSSLMERFTAESRGLQAEVLRMAGGRGVRQTRALVREGHPRAEIVAAVREEQPGLIIMGSHGRSGLKALLLGSVAQAVIASGVSPVLIAK from the coding sequence ATGATCAAGCGCATCCTTATTGCCGTCGACGGCTCCGAGACCGCCTACCACGCACTGGAGCAGGCCTTGGCTCTGGCCAAGGCCGAGCAGGCCGAAGTGCTCGTCGTCTCAGTGGTCCCGGCCTATCAGGGCGACCTGCGCCTCATGGGCAGCACAGAGGCCCTGAAGGGCATGCGCGAGCCGTTTGCCAAGGCGTTCGACAAAGCCATGCGGGCGGCCAAAGCCGCTGGAGTGCCATGCACCGGCAAGCTGCTGGAGGGTGAGCCTTACGAGGCCATTCTATCCCTTGCCGAGGCCGAGCAGGTCGATCTCGTGGCCATCGGCAAATGCGGGACCGGCTTCCACCATCTCCTGCCCATGGGCACGGTGGCCTCCAGGATTATCGGCTTGTCGACCTGCGACGTGCTCATTGTCCCGGATAGCGTGCAGCTCGACACAAAGCGCATTCTCCTTCCCTTCGACGGCTCGGCGCATGCGCGCAAAGCCTCGGACAAGGCCATGGAGATCGCGGCGCGCTATGGCTCGGAACTGGCCGTCCTCACGGCCGTCGATCTCCCCCTGGAGGGTTTCGCTCTGGATTCGAGCCTCATGGAGCGTTTCACGGCGGAGTCTCGCGGCCTGCAGGCGGAAGTGCTCCGCATGGCCGGTGGGCGCGGCGTGCGCCAGACCCGCGCACTCGTACGCGAAGGTCATCCACGAGCCGAGATCGTCGCGGCAGTCCGTGAGGAGCAGCCTGGTCTGATCATCATGGGCTCGCATGGTCGAAGCGGCCTCAAGGCCCTGCTCCTGGGCAGCGTGGCCCAGGCGGTCATCGCCTCGGGAGTCAGCCCGGTGTTGATAGCCAAGTAG
- a CDS encoding arsenate reductase ArsC produces MLKVLFLCTGNSCRSQMAEGWVRALKSDTIEAWSAGIEKHGMNPLAVKVMAEAGVDISGQYSKTVDELPRREFDYVITLCGHASENCPYFPGKAKRLHAGFDDPPQLAKDAKSEEEALVHYRRVRDEIRAFVEAMPGNLPAE; encoded by the coding sequence ATGCTCAAAGTGCTCTTTCTCTGCACGGGCAACTCCTGCCGCAGCCAGATGGCCGAAGGCTGGGTCCGCGCCCTGAAGTCCGATACCATCGAGGCTTGGTCCGCCGGCATAGAGAAGCACGGTATGAACCCGCTGGCCGTGAAGGTCATGGCCGAGGCGGGCGTGGACATCTCGGGACAGTATTCCAAGACTGTGGACGAGTTGCCCAGGCGCGAGTTCGACTACGTGATCACCCTCTGCGGCCACGCCAGCGAAAATTGCCCATATTTCCCGGGCAAGGCCAAACGCCTGCACGCAGGCTTCGACGATCCGCCGCAGCTGGCCAAGGATGCCAAGAGTGAAGAAGAGGCCCTGGTCCACTACCGCCGCGTACGCGACGAGATCAGAGCCTTTGTCGAGGCCATGCCGGGAAACCTCCCGGCGGAGTAG
- a CDS encoding sigma-54-dependent transcriptional regulator, which yields MIEARILLVEDEEIARSNYEYVLAKEGHDVTGVGDGQSALAALERSTFDLVVTDLRLPDMDGLDVLQKAKERLPEAEVLLITAYGTVPMAVEAMRLGAYHFLQKPIGLDELRVTVKKALEKVRLRQEVNLLREQIAASAGTALVGNSPLTRALRQAIAQFAAVDSNVLILGETGTGKELVAKLIHVQSPRRDKRFLAVNCAAFSEQLLESELFGHEAGAFTGARNMKPGLFEVAEGGTFFLDEIGDMPLPMQAKLLRVLEDRTLIRVGGTREIPVDVRIVAATNKDLKSEVEQGAFRRDLFYRLNVITLNIPTLAERREDIPVLAEFFVGKYARLMGKNVEGISDAAMGLLKGYSYPGNVRELENIVERSVAMCNGSLIQPAHLPDDVRGLGVRLTRATGDEPMTLLDNEKRHILAVLESVGWNRTRAAEVLGIDRASLWRKIKRYGLGSGTDS from the coding sequence ATGATCGAGGCGCGCATCCTGCTTGTCGAGGACGAGGAAATAGCCAGGTCCAACTACGAGTATGTCCTGGCCAAGGAAGGCCATGACGTGACCGGCGTCGGTGACGGACAATCTGCGCTCGCCGCCCTTGAGCGCAGCACTTTTGATCTGGTCGTCACGGACTTGCGCCTGCCCGACATGGATGGTCTGGATGTCCTCCAGAAAGCCAAGGAGCGCTTGCCCGAGGCCGAGGTTCTGCTCATCACGGCCTATGGCACGGTGCCCATGGCCGTTGAGGCCATGCGCCTGGGCGCATACCATTTCCTGCAGAAGCCCATCGGGCTCGACGAGCTCCGCGTCACGGTGAAAAAAGCTCTGGAGAAGGTTCGGCTGCGTCAGGAGGTCAACCTGCTGCGCGAGCAGATCGCGGCCTCGGCCGGAACCGCGCTCGTGGGGAACAGCCCGCTCACGCGTGCTCTGCGCCAAGCCATCGCCCAGTTCGCGGCCGTGGACTCCAACGTGCTCATTCTGGGCGAGACCGGCACGGGCAAGGAGCTGGTGGCCAAGCTCATCCACGTGCAGAGCCCCAGACGCGACAAGCGCTTTCTGGCCGTCAACTGCGCGGCCTTCAGCGAACAGCTCCTGGAAAGCGAGCTGTTCGGCCATGAGGCCGGGGCCTTCACCGGGGCGCGGAACATGAAGCCGGGGTTGTTCGAAGTGGCCGAGGGCGGGACGTTCTTTCTGGACGAGATTGGCGACATGCCCCTGCCCATGCAGGCCAAGCTCCTGCGGGTCCTTGAGGACAGGACGCTCATCCGGGTCGGAGGCACGCGGGAGATACCCGTGGACGTGCGCATCGTGGCGGCCACGAACAAGGACCTCAAGAGCGAGGTGGAGCAGGGCGCTTTCCGCCGCGACCTGTTCTACCGGCTCAACGTGATCACCCTGAATATCCCGACCCTGGCCGAGCGTCGCGAGGACATCCCTGTCCTGGCCGAGTTCTTCGTCGGCAAGTACGCCCGGCTCATGGGCAAGAACGTGGAGGGCATATCGGATGCGGCCATGGGCCTGCTCAAGGGCTATTCGTATCCGGGCAATGTCCGTGAGCTCGAGAACATCGTCGAGCGCTCGGTGGCCATGTGCAACGGCTCGCTCATTCAGCCCGCCCACCTGCCCGACGATGTGCGCGGCCTCGGCGTCCGCCTGACCCGCGCCACGGGCGACGAGCCCATGACCCTGCTCGACAACGAGAAGCGGCACATCCTGGCCGTGCTCGAATCCGTAGGCTGGAACAGGACCCGTGCAGCCGAGGTCCTCGGCATCGACCGCGCCTCTTTGTGGCGCAAGATCAAGCGCTACGGCCTCGGTTCCGGCACGGATTCCTGA
- a CDS encoding sensor histidine kinase, whose protein sequence is MKNFSLTLNIRTKILLGYIVCLLIMSAIGLVSLYYLLLVGEKIRLLETADDFTNAVLEARRYEKNYLLYGSQEDYEESRAWLARGFSMLDNQEPLRFTRQSPDMLSPLRDDLVRYGQIMEAIRVQRTARAEDDLRDVGKDLVDKALHAANVQRVEILRITDKLKVSLWVGLSAVALFGSILLVFVNRKFIRPLSLIEHATERIAQGRFVPLPLPPGRDEIRQVMAALNHMATELLKRQGQLVQAQKLSSIGTLSSGIAHQLNNPLNNISTSSQILKEELGGEAPEFQRRMLANIEQETFRARDIVRGLLEFSRHKDFNPASNRVKDIVERSMLLIKSQAPAGVTLETDIPEDLVAFCDKNGMQEVFINLLLNAVQAIDQPPGKVRVTAKDVPGRNEVRIAVSDTGRGMSEAVKSQVFDPFFSTKEVEVGTGLGLFIVYGLVLKNRGSISVESSVGQGATFFITLPKSAPAERAEVAR, encoded by the coding sequence GTGAAGAACTTTTCCCTGACCCTTAATATCCGTACGAAGATATTACTGGGCTACATAGTCTGTCTGCTCATCATGAGCGCCATTGGCTTAGTATCTTTGTACTATCTTCTTCTCGTGGGCGAAAAAATCAGACTTCTGGAGACGGCCGACGACTTCACCAATGCCGTCCTGGAAGCCCGCCGCTACGAGAAGAACTACCTTCTGTACGGATCACAGGAAGACTACGAAGAGAGCAGGGCTTGGCTTGCGCGGGGGTTCTCCATGCTCGACAATCAGGAACCCTTGCGTTTCACGCGCCAAAGCCCGGACATGCTCAGCCCGTTGCGCGACGATCTCGTGCGCTACGGGCAGATCATGGAAGCCATCCGAGTGCAGCGCACCGCCCGTGCCGAGGACGACTTGCGTGATGTCGGCAAGGACCTCGTGGACAAGGCGCTGCATGCCGCCAACGTGCAGCGGGTGGAGATTCTGCGCATCACGGACAAGCTCAAGGTTTCGCTGTGGGTCGGCCTTTCGGCCGTTGCCCTCTTCGGCTCCATTCTGCTCGTGTTCGTGAACCGCAAGTTCATCAGACCCCTGTCGCTCATCGAGCACGCCACCGAGCGCATCGCCCAGGGCCGCTTCGTACCGCTGCCGCTGCCGCCCGGGCGCGACGAGATCCGCCAAGTCATGGCGGCCCTGAACCACATGGCCACGGAACTCCTCAAGCGTCAGGGACAGCTCGTGCAGGCCCAAAAGCTCTCCTCCATAGGCACGCTCTCCTCGGGCATCGCCCACCAGCTCAACAACCCCTTGAACAACATCTCGACCTCCAGCCAGATCCTCAAGGAGGAGCTTGGCGGCGAGGCTCCGGAGTTCCAGCGCAGAATGCTCGCCAACATCGAGCAGGAAACCTTCCGGGCCAGGGACATCGTGCGCGGTCTGCTCGAATTTTCACGGCACAAGGACTTCAATCCGGCGTCCAATCGGGTCAAAGACATCGTGGAGCGCTCCATGCTGCTTATCAAGAGCCAGGCTCCGGCCGGCGTGACCCTGGAAACGGACATCCCCGAAGACCTTGTGGCATTCTGCGATAAGAACGGCATGCAGGAGGTCTTCATCAACCTCCTGCTCAACGCGGTGCAAGCCATCGACCAGCCGCCGGGCAAGGTGCGCGTGACGGCCAAGGACGTGCCGGGCCGCAACGAGGTGCGTATCGCCGTGTCCGACACGGGCAGGGGCATGTCCGAGGCTGTCAAAAGTCAGGTCTTCGACCCCTTCTTCTCCACCAAGGAGGTCGAGGTCGGCACGGGTCTGGGCCTGTTCATCGTCTACGGACTCGTGCTCAAGAACCGCGGGAGCATCTCGGTGGAGAGCTCCGTTGGCCAGGGCGCGACCTTTTTCATCACCTTGCCCAAAAGCGCGCCTGCCGAGCGCGCCGAGGTCGCCAGATGA
- a CDS encoding Tex family protein → MSQKHIERVAAEFGLKPSQIQAVAELVDGGATVPFIARYRKEATGSLDEVAVTAIRDRLEVLAELDKRREAILSSLEERGLLTDELKSAIDAAPSLAELEDIYLPYRPKRRTRAMIAMEKGLEPLALAIMEQGDIVPTRAAEAYVNADKGVGSVDEALAGARDIIAERVSEHAVARADMRRLFAERGLIHSRLARGKDETEAAKFRDYFDWEEKAAPAAGHRILAMLRGEREGFLSVSIRPPEDMALWFLNKRFVKGRGQCQEQVLQAIEDGYKRLLAPSMENEMRAELKKRADAEAIAVFAANLRELLLASPLGQKRIMALDPGFRTGAKLACLDAQGRLLHHETIFPTGSEKQSREAGTRVRELAARFAIEAVAVGNGTAGRETEAFVRGLALPGVAVVMVNESGASVYSASEIAREEFPDLDLTVRGAASIGRRLMDPLAELVKIEPKAIGVGQYQHDVDQADLKRALDDTVVSCVNAVGVELNTASPALLSHVSGLGPTLAKNIAAWRDENGPFGARRDLLKVKRLGPKAFEQAAGFLRIREARNPLDASAVHPERYALVERMAKDLGASVADLMRDAGLRERVDLKKYVSADVGLPTLTDIMAELARPGRDPRPTFEAFTFAEGVNAIGDLEPGMVLPGVVTNVTRFGAFIDVGVHQDGLAHVSQIADRYVKDPAEVVRVGQKVTARVLEVDKERKRISLSLKKA, encoded by the coding sequence ATGAGCCAGAAGCATATCGAACGCGTTGCGGCCGAATTCGGCCTCAAGCCGTCGCAAATACAGGCCGTGGCCGAACTCGTTGACGGCGGGGCCACGGTGCCCTTCATCGCCCGTTACCGCAAGGAGGCCACTGGTTCCCTGGACGAGGTGGCGGTCACGGCCATTCGCGACCGTCTGGAGGTCCTGGCCGAACTCGACAAGCGCCGCGAGGCCATCCTGTCCTCGCTGGAAGAACGCGGGCTGCTGACGGACGAGCTGAAATCCGCCATCGACGCCGCGCCCAGCCTGGCCGAACTGGAGGACATCTATCTGCCCTACAGGCCCAAACGGCGCACGCGGGCCATGATCGCCATGGAAAAGGGGCTGGAGCCGCTGGCCCTGGCCATCATGGAGCAGGGCGACATCGTCCCGACCAGGGCAGCCGAGGCCTACGTAAACGCGGACAAGGGCGTCGGCAGCGTGGACGAGGCCCTGGCAGGCGCGCGGGACATCATCGCCGAGCGCGTGAGCGAGCATGCCGTGGCCCGTGCGGACATGCGCAGGCTGTTTGCCGAGCGCGGCTTGATCCACTCCCGGCTTGCCAGGGGCAAGGATGAAACCGAGGCGGCCAAATTCCGGGACTATTTCGACTGGGAGGAAAAGGCCGCCCCTGCGGCGGGCCATCGCATCCTGGCCATGCTGCGCGGCGAGCGCGAGGGCTTCCTGTCCGTGTCCATCCGGCCGCCCGAGGACATGGCCCTGTGGTTCCTGAACAAGCGTTTCGTAAAGGGCCGCGGCCAGTGCCAGGAGCAGGTATTGCAGGCCATTGAGGACGGCTACAAGCGCCTGCTGGCGCCGTCCATGGAAAACGAGATGCGCGCTGAACTCAAGAAACGCGCCGACGCCGAGGCCATCGCCGTGTTCGCCGCCAATCTGCGCGAGCTGCTGCTGGCTTCACCGCTTGGGCAGAAGCGCATCATGGCTCTGGACCCGGGCTTTCGCACCGGAGCCAAGCTCGCCTGCCTCGACGCACAAGGCCGGCTGCTGCACCACGAGACCATTTTTCCCACGGGCTCGGAAAAGCAAAGTCGCGAGGCTGGGACGCGCGTGCGCGAACTGGCCGCGCGCTTCGCCATAGAGGCCGTGGCCGTGGGCAACGGCACGGCCGGCCGCGAAACAGAGGCCTTCGTGCGCGGACTAGCGCTCCCCGGCGTGGCCGTGGTCATGGTCAACGAGTCCGGGGCCTCGGTCTACTCGGCCTCCGAGATCGCGCGCGAGGAGTTCCCGGACCTGGACCTGACCGTGCGCGGCGCGGCGTCCATCGGTCGCCGGCTAATGGACCCGCTGGCCGAACTGGTCAAAATCGAGCCCAAGGCCATCGGCGTGGGCCAGTACCAGCACGATGTGGATCAGGCCGACCTCAAGCGCGCCCTGGACGACACCGTGGTGAGTTGCGTCAACGCCGTGGGCGTGGAGTTGAACACGGCCAGCCCGGCGCTGCTGTCCCACGTCTCGGGCCTGGGACCGACCCTGGCCAAGAACATAGCGGCCTGGCGCGACGAGAACGGCCCGTTCGGCGCGCGCCGCGACCTGCTCAAGGTCAAGCGCCTGGGTCCCAAGGCCTTCGAACAGGCTGCCGGATTCCTGCGCATCCGCGAAGCCAGGAACCCGCTGGACGCAAGCGCCGTGCATCCCGAACGCTACGCCCTGGTGGAGCGCATGGCCAAGGACCTGGGCGCGAGCGTTGCCGATCTCATGCGCGACGCCGGCCTTCGCGAGCGTGTCGATCTGAAAAAGTATGTCTCGGCCGACGTGGGCCTGCCCACCCTGACGGACATCATGGCCGAACTGGCCCGGCCTGGGCGCGATCCACGGCCGACATTCGAGGCCTTCACCTTTGCCGAGGGCGTGAACGCCATAGGCGACCTGGAGCCGGGCATGGTCCTGCCGGGCGTGGTGACCAACGTGACCCGCTTCGGCGCGTTCATCGACGTGGGCGTGCACCAGGACGGCTTGGCCCACGTGAGCCAGATCGCCGACCGCTACGTGAAGGACCCGGCCGAAGTCGTGCGTGTGGGACAGAAGGTCACGGCCAGGGTCCTGGAAGTGGACAAGGAGCGCAAACGCATTTCTCTGTCGCTGAAGAAAGCATAG
- a CDS encoding DUF362 domain-containing protein — MQSTVAMARLGAYEESALLREAGLLLEAIGFRPAPGSLVLLKPNLVSGTNAGLSTTHPLVVRVACRLVLDYGARVVVADSPAFGSAESVAGQSGLVEALRGLPVKLTTLCNPRRLPLRLGGSLGLASLALEADAILNLPKFKAHNQMRVSAAVKNLFGCVVGCRKAIAHARWGDHGNRFESALMDVAQALLPKTVHLLDGITAMHVRGPMKGDPYPLGMLAASVDGVALDTAMYGLLGLRPEDVPLWAEALRRGAPGAELSSLAYSLAQPADFDFSGFVIPEVLDVQTFHPYRLIRGRLRSLCARFL, encoded by the coding sequence ATGCAATCGACCGTGGCCATGGCCCGCCTGGGGGCCTACGAAGAATCGGCGCTCCTGCGCGAGGCCGGCCTGCTCCTGGAGGCCATTGGCTTTCGGCCTGCTCCCGGCAGTTTAGTGCTGCTCAAACCCAATCTCGTTTCCGGAACCAATGCGGGTCTAAGCACGACGCATCCGCTGGTGGTGCGAGTCGCTTGTCGTTTGGTCTTGGATTATGGCGCTCGCGTGGTGGTGGCTGATTCGCCGGCCTTCGGATCGGCCGAGAGCGTGGCGGGTCAGAGTGGGCTTGTCGAGGCCCTGCGCGGTTTGCCCGTTAAGCTGACCACCTTGTGCAACCCGCGCAGGCTGCCCTTGCGCTTGGGCGGCAGTCTGGGACTGGCGTCTCTGGCTCTGGAGGCGGACGCCATCCTCAACCTGCCCAAGTTCAAGGCCCACAACCAGATGCGCGTCTCGGCGGCGGTAAAGAATCTCTTCGGTTGTGTGGTAGGCTGCCGCAAGGCCATTGCCCACGCCCGCTGGGGCGATCACGGCAACCGTTTCGAGAGCGCGCTCATGGACGTGGCGCAGGCCCTGCTGCCCAAGACCGTGCATCTGCTGGACGGTATCACGGCCATGCACGTGCGCGGCCCCATGAAGGGCGATCCGTATCCGCTGGGCATGCTTGCTGCCTCAGTTGACGGCGTGGCCCTGGACACAGCCATGTACGGGCTGCTGGGCCTGCGGCCAGAAGACGTGCCCTTATGGGCCGAGGCCCTGCGGCGCGGCGCGCCGGGCGCGGAGCTCTCCAGCTTGGCTTATTCCCTGGCGCAGCCTGCGGACTTTGACTTCTCGGGCTTCGTCATCCCCGAGGTCCTCGACGTGCAGACCTTCCACCCGTACCGGCTTATTCGCGGCAGGCTCAGGAGTTTGTGCGCGCGGTTCCTCTGA
- a CDS encoding sulfite exporter TauE/SafE family protein: MHGAVPGEVVQFIDLNLLTFTFLFFVGLVGGLVSGFIGSGGAFVLTPGMMSLGVPGTVAVASNMCHKFPKALVGAIKRFRYNQVDVKLGVILGASAEVGVQIGIGFQKYILDTFGPAGSDLYVSLMFVAVLVIVGGIVFRDAMNIRRSGGEEKATSLSKKIQSIELWPMITFKRSGIRVSLWFTVPLGLATGLLAATIAVGGFVGVPGMIYLLGVASIMASGTELVIAFVMGLGGSAIWAYYGLVDIRLTLIILSGSLLGVQLGAIGTTYVKEYMIKVVMATIMLIVAVSRGLAIPKYLTKLGVMSLGDTTVSILTTISFGIMLLALVIGAGIILKSIFTGLRQERAQADAAATGQEA, encoded by the coding sequence ATGCATGGCGCAGTACCCGGTGAGGTCGTTCAGTTCATCGATCTCAACCTCTTGACCTTCACCTTCCTTTTCTTCGTCGGCCTGGTCGGCGGCTTGGTCAGCGGCTTTATCGGTTCGGGCGGAGCCTTCGTGCTCACCCCCGGCATGATGAGCCTCGGCGTGCCCGGCACCGTGGCCGTGGCCAGCAACATGTGTCACAAGTTCCCCAAGGCTCTGGTGGGCGCCATTAAGCGCTTCCGCTACAACCAGGTGGACGTGAAGCTCGGCGTTATCCTCGGCGCTTCGGCCGAAGTCGGCGTGCAGATCGGCATCGGCTTCCAGAAATACATCCTGGACACCTTTGGCCCGGCCGGCTCCGACTTGTATGTGAGCCTGATGTTCGTGGCCGTGCTCGTCATCGTCGGCGGCATCGTCTTCCGCGACGCCATGAACATCAGGCGCTCTGGCGGCGAGGAGAAGGCCACCAGCCTGTCCAAGAAGATCCAGAGCATCGAGCTGTGGCCCATGATCACCTTCAAGCGCTCGGGCATCCGCGTATCCCTGTGGTTCACCGTGCCGCTGGGCTTGGCAACCGGCCTGCTCGCCGCGACCATCGCCGTGGGCGGCTTCGTCGGAGTGCCCGGCATGATCTACCTCCTGGGCGTGGCCAGCATCATGGCCTCCGGCACCGAACTGGTCATCGCCTTCGTCATGGGTCTGGGCGGCAGCGCCATCTGGGCCTACTACGGTCTGGTGGACATCCGCCTCACGCTCATCATCCTGTCCGGTTCGCTGCTCGGCGTGCAGCTCGGCGCTATCGGCACGACCTACGTCAAGGAGTACATGATCAAGGTGGTCATGGCCACGATCATGCTCATCGTGGCCGTAAGCCGCGGCCTGGCCATTCCCAAGTACCTGACCAAGCTCGGCGTGATGTCCCTGGGCGACACCACCGTGAGCATCCTCACCACCATAAGCTTCGGCATCATGCTCCTGGCCCTCGTCATCGGCGCGGGGATAATTCTCAAGTCCATCTTCACGGGTTTGCGCCAGGAACGCGCCCAGGCGGACGCGGCTGCAACCGGACAGGAAGCCTGA
- a CDS encoding phosphate-starvation-inducible PsiE family protein, translating to MDHNFDECHIQGSNDPFICFLQRILRLSVRMLAVLMTLVILWGILDVIWVLYQRLLEPPFMLLQINDILATFGAFMAVLIAIEIFANIVMYLQQDVIHIRLVLATALMAAARKVIVLDFKETEWQHVAALGGIIISLGISYWLLAHRGGAVNSHENGAGGRANGQG from the coding sequence ATGGACCATAACTTCGACGAGTGCCACATCCAGGGCTCAAACGATCCCTTCATCTGCTTTCTTCAGCGCATCCTGCGCTTATCGGTGCGCATGCTCGCCGTGCTCATGACCCTGGTCATCCTCTGGGGCATTCTCGACGTGATCTGGGTACTCTATCAGCGTCTGCTGGAGCCGCCCTTCATGCTCCTGCAGATCAACGACATCCTAGCTACCTTCGGTGCGTTCATGGCCGTGCTCATCGCCATCGAGATCTTCGCCAACATTGTCATGTATCTGCAGCAGGATGTCATACACATCCGGCTGGTGCTGGCCACGGCGCTCATGGCCGCCGCGCGCAAGGTCATCGTGCTCGACTTCAAAGAGACCGAGTGGCAGCACGTGGCCGCCTTGGGGGGAATCATCATCAGCCTGGGGATAAGCTACTGGCTGCTGGCCCATCGAGGCGGCGCGGTGAACAGCCATGAAAACGGCGCTGGTGGGCGGGCCAACGGCCAGGGCTAA
- a CDS encoding S16 family serine protease: MPFFRRMEETAQRPVEEKPEPLAELRKAIAEARLPEHARQAVTKELERLDKTDPSVAEYSVGYNWVQFVLALPWNAATPDNLDLSRAERVLNEDHFGLSRVKERVLEHLAASIMVSSRPRRVLVVDDERIALDNMAYVLGKDGYEVLTAENGRQAMEVLARTECDLVITDLKMNQMDGLELLERLKAASPQTELILVTGFATVDTAVNALKKGAAHYLPKPLNLDVLRSVSRDILDAKAKSRVARGPILCFSGPPGTGKTSIGRGVAAALGRKFIRLSMAGLRDEAELRGHRRTYVGAMPGRILAELKRAEVNNPVFMLDEVDKIGKDFRGDPASVLLEVLDPEQNRRFLDYYLDMPFDLSGVMFITTANVVEELPRPLYDRMEAIPFQSYTPLEKRRIARDYIAPRQMHGAGLRTKDLSFTDAALDTVIDGYTREAGLRNLDREIGSLCRKVDRQVLAGKLRLPSSLDAAEVTALLGPPRFRPEAAARADAVGVATGLVYSEYGGQILFIETARMAGGGGLMLTGSLGEVLKESAQTALSYIRSRAGELGIAPNFFKECDIHVHIPAGAIPKDGPSAGVTIAVALVSLLLDRPARSDVAMTGEMTLSGRLLPVGGLREKLLAAQRAGVVTVVLPKPNEIEWRVLDEDVRQAVRVVFAETAIDAIEEALQR, encoded by the coding sequence ATGCCCTTCTTCAGGCGCATGGAGGAGACGGCGCAGAGACCGGTCGAGGAAAAGCCTGAGCCGCTGGCGGAACTCAGGAAGGCCATAGCCGAGGCGCGCCTTCCGGAGCATGCCCGCCAAGCCGTGACCAAGGAACTCGAACGGCTGGACAAGACCGATCCAAGCGTGGCCGAGTACAGCGTCGGCTATAACTGGGTCCAGTTCGTGCTCGCTCTGCCGTGGAATGCGGCCACCCCGGACAACCTGGATTTGTCCAGGGCCGAGCGGGTCCTCAATGAGGATCACTTCGGCCTGTCCAGGGTCAAGGAACGGGTCCTGGAACACTTGGCCGCCAGCATCATGGTCAGCAGCAGACCCAGGCGGGTGCTCGTGGTCGACGACGAGCGCATAGCCCTGGACAACATGGCTTACGTACTCGGCAAGGACGGCTACGAAGTCCTGACGGCGGAGAACGGACGGCAGGCTATGGAAGTCCTGGCCCGGACCGAATGCGACCTGGTCATCACCGACCTCAAGATGAACCAGATGGACGGCCTGGAACTCCTGGAGCGTCTCAAGGCGGCCAGCCCGCAGACCGAACTCATCCTCGTCACGGGTTTCGCCACCGTGGACACGGCCGTGAACGCCCTGAAGAAAGGCGCGGCCCACTACCTGCCCAAGCCTCTCAATCTCGACGTGCTCCGTTCCGTGAGCCGCGACATTCTCGACGCCAAGGCCAAGAGCCGAGTGGCGCGCGGGCCGATCCTGTGCTTCTCGGGCCCTCCGGGCACGGGCAAGACGTCCATCGGCCGGGGCGTGGCCGCTGCCCTGGGCCGCAAGTTCATTCGCCTGTCCATGGCAGGTCTGCGCGACGAAGCCGAACTGCGCGGCCACAGGCGCACCTATGTCGGAGCCATGCCCGGCCGCATCCTGGCCGAGCTCAAGCGGGCCGAGGTGAACAACCCAGTGTTCATGCTCGACGAGGTGGACAAGATAGGCAAGGATTTCCGCGGTGATCCGGCTTCGGTGCTCCTGGAAGTCCTGGACCCGGAACAGAACCGGCGATTTCTGGACTACTACCTGGACATGCCCTTCGACCTGTCCGGGGTCATGTTCATCACCACGGCCAATGTCGTCGAGGAGCTGCCGCGCCCCCTGTACGACCGCATGGAGGCCATACCCTTCCAGAGCTACACGCCACTGGAGAAACGGCGCATCGCCAGGGACTATATAGCCCCGCGCCAGATGCACGGCGCAGGGCTGAGAACCAAGGACCTGAGCTTCACGGACGCGGCCCTGGACACGGTAATCGACGGCTACACGCGCGAGGCCGGCCTGCGCAACCTGGACCGCGAGATCGGCTCCCTGTGCCGAAAGGTCGACCGCCAAGTGCTTGCCGGGAAGCTCCGCCTGCCGTCCAGTCTCGACGCAGCCGAGGTCACCGCCCTGCTTGGCCCCCCGCGTTTCAGGCCCGAGGCAGCGGCCAGGGCCGACGCAGTGGGCGTGGCCACGGGTCTGGTCTACTCGGAGTACGGGGGCCAGATTCTGTTCATCGAGACCGCGCGCATGGCCGGCGGCGGCGGACTCATGCTCACAGGCTCCCTGGGCGAGGTACTCAAGGAGTCGGCCCAGACGGCCCTCAGCTATATCCGCAGCCGCGCCGGCGAACTCGGCATCGCTCCGAACTTTTTCAAGGAGTGCGACATCCACGTGCACATCCCGGCCGGGGCCATCCCCAAGGACGGCCCCTCGGCGGGTGTGACCATCGCCGTGGCGCTCGTCTCGCTACTGTTGGACCGGCCCGCGCGCAGCGACGTGGCCATGACCGGCGAGATGACCCTGAGCGGACGGCTCCTTCCCGTGGGCGGACTGCGCGAGAAGCTCCTGGCCGCCCAGCGCGCCGGAGTCGTGACCGTGGTTCTGCCCAAGCCCAACGAAATCGAATGGCGGGTTTTGGATGAGGATGTCAGGCAGGCGGTGCGGGTCGTCTTTGCCGAGACCGCGATCGATGCGATAGAGGAAGCCTTGCAGCGATAG